From a region of the [Eubacterium] eligens ATCC 27750 genome:
- a CDS encoding response regulator has translation MNKTQILVVEDDSPIRNLITTTLKTNNYRYLTAVNGESAISQTASHNPDIILLDLGLPDIDGVEVIKKIRTWTNTPIIVISARTEDADKIEALDAGADDYLTKPFSVDELLARLRVTVRRLSLMQTDMTQNTSVFENGDLKIDYAAGCAYLNGEELHLTPIEYKLLILLSRNVGRVLTYTYITKNIWGSSWENDLASLRVFMATLRKKIEKDVNSPQYIQTHIGIGYRMLRV, from the coding sequence ATGAATAAAACACAGATTCTTGTAGTTGAGGATGATTCACCAATAAGAAATCTCATAACAACAACATTAAAAACTAATAATTACAGGTATTTAACTGCTGTGAATGGAGAGAGTGCTATTTCACAGACTGCATCACATAATCCTGATATAATTCTGCTAGACTTAGGACTTCCTGATATAGATGGGGTGGAAGTTATAAAAAAGATAAGAACATGGACTAATACACCAATAATTGTTATAAGCGCAAGAACTGAAGATGCGGATAAGATAGAAGCACTTGATGCAGGGGCAGACGATTATCTTACAAAGCCGTTTTCAGTAGATGAGCTTCTTGCAAGGCTGCGTGTAACAGTAAGAAGACTGTCACTTATGCAGACGGATATGACTCAGAATACAAGTGTATTCGAGAATGGAGATTTAAAAATTGACTATGCAGCTGGCTGTGCATATCTGAATGGAGAGGAGCTGCATCTTACACCTATTGAATATAAGCTTCTCATATTATTATCAAGAAATGTCGGAAGAGTGCTGACATACACTTATATTACTAAGAATATATGGGGCAGTTCATGGGAAAATGATCTGGCATCACTTAGAGTATTTATGGCAACATTAAGAAAGAAAATTGAAAAAGATGTCAATTCCCCGCAGTATATACAGACGCATATTGGTATAGGATACAGAATGCTGAGAGTATAA
- a CDS encoding sensor histidine kinase translates to MVIITEKTLKKLVKEFLITIGLLSIATVIGMLLIYIGFTESNVIMVYLLCVLLISIFTNGYIWSVAGSLVSVVLMNFFLTEPRFTLHTYDTGYPLTCVIMLAASMLTGTLASKLKKHVRMSEQAAYREKTLQLRANLLRTISHDLRTPLTSISGNANNLMYNYDKLDNDTREQIFTDIYDDSEWLISLVENILFVTRFEDGTVTLNMSDQLIDEVIAEALKHINRKSCEHKIHVDCGKELLLVRMDVRLIIQVIINIVDNAIKYTQEGSDIYIKARKEGRYVIISIEDNGEGIPDDMKENVFDTFFTCNNEIADNRRSLGLGLSLCKTIINAHGSELELRDNTPHGCIFEFKLQLSEVHLNE, encoded by the coding sequence GTGGTAATTATAACGGAAAAGACATTAAAAAAACTTGTAAAAGAATTCTTAATAACAATAGGCCTTTTAAGCATTGCAACAGTAATAGGAATGCTGCTTATATATATTGGATTTACAGAATCAAATGTTATTATGGTATATCTTCTGTGCGTGCTTTTGATTTCGATATTCACTAATGGATATATCTGGAGTGTGGCGGGTTCGCTTGTAAGTGTTGTTCTGATGAATTTCTTCCTGACAGAACCAAGATTTACTTTACATACATATGACACAGGATATCCGCTCACATGTGTTATTATGCTTGCTGCGTCAATGCTTACAGGAACTCTGGCATCTAAACTGAAAAAACATGTTCGTATGTCAGAACAGGCTGCTTACAGGGAAAAGACACTACAGTTAAGGGCTAATCTTTTAAGGACGATTTCACACGATTTAAGAACACCACTCACATCAATATCAGGTAATGCCAATAATCTTATGTACAATTATGATAAGCTTGATAATGATACGAGAGAGCAGATATTTACAGATATATATGATGATTCAGAATGGTTAATCAGTCTTGTAGAGAATATATTGTTTGTAACAAGATTTGAGGATGGAACAGTAACTCTTAATATGTCTGACCAGCTGATAGATGAAGTTATTGCTGAAGCGTTAAAACATATCAACAGAAAAAGCTGTGAACATAAAATACATGTGGATTGCGGCAAAGAACTGCTTCTTGTGAGAATGGACGTCAGACTTATAATACAGGTTATTATTAACATAGTTGATAATGCGATAAAGTATACACAGGAAGGCTCTGATATATATATTAAAGCAAGAAAAGAAGGCAGATATGTAATTATATCCATTGAAGATAATGGCGAGGGAATACCTGATGATATGAAAGAAAATGTATTTGATACATTTTTTACCTGTAACAATGAAATCGCAGATAACAGAAGAAGTCTCGGACTTGGGTTATCTTTATGTAAAACTATTATAAATGCACATGGAAGTGAACTGGAATTAAGGGATAATACACCACATGGATGCATTTTCGAATTCAAACTGCAGTTAAGTGAGGTACATTTAAATGAATAA
- a CDS encoding potassium channel family protein translates to MKKNVLLIGAGRFGKHMAMQLNQLGHQVMAVDTDENRINDVMNIVTNAQIGDSTNAEFLKSLGVGNFDVCMVTIGDSFQNSLETTSLLKELGARYVVSRAERDVQEKFLLRNGADAVVYPEKHEAKWAAVRYTADHILDLIQLDNTHAILEVEVPESWLGKSIIELDIRKKYGVNIMAIKHNDSINVNVEPDIVLTEDITLLVLGDYKNLKKCFKV, encoded by the coding sequence ATGAAAAAGAATGTATTACTTATAGGAGCCGGAAGATTTGGAAAACATATGGCTATGCAGCTTAATCAGCTTGGACATCAGGTGATGGCAGTTGATACTGATGAGAACAGAATTAACGATGTTATGAATATAGTCACAAATGCACAGATTGGAGACAGCACGAATGCTGAATTTTTAAAATCATTAGGTGTTGGGAATTTTGATGTGTGTATGGTGACAATTGGTGACAGTTTTCAGAATTCGCTGGAAACAACATCACTGTTAAAGGAACTTGGCGCCAGATATGTGGTATCAAGAGCCGAGCGGGATGTACAGGAAAAATTCCTGCTGCGCAATGGTGCAGATGCGGTTGTATATCCTGAAAAACACGAAGCAAAGTGGGCTGCAGTACGCTACACTGCGGACCATATTCTTGATTTAATACAACTGGATAATACTCATGCAATTCTTGAAGTGGAAGTTCCTGAGTCGTGGTTAGGAAAAAGTATTATTGAACTTGATATAAGAAAAAAATATGGAGTAAACATAATGGCTATAAAGCATAATGACTCAATAAATGTAAATGTTGAACCAGATATTGTACTTACAGAAGATATTACATTACTTGTGTTAGGAGATTATAAAAATCTGAAAAAATGCTTTAAAGTTTAA
- a CDS encoding TrkH family potassium uptake protein, with product MFDNRIRKHLSSFRVITIGFGGLIILGALLLMLPVSSASGCVTPFGDALFTSTSAVCVTGLVVLDTGSYWSLFGQLVIITLIQIGGLGVITVAVAFSLLSGKKVSLMQRSFMQESVSAPVVGGVVRLTGFILKGTFIIELSGALLMMPVFCRDYGLKGIWFAIFHSISAFCNAGFDVLGTADNQFASMTTYACNPVINITLMLLIVIGGIGFVTWEDIKNNKYHFKRYKMQSKLIIVTTAVLITVPAIIFMINDMMTGNEKMPVFKALFQSVTLRTAGFNTVDLNAMKQASVMIMIALMLIGGSPGSTAGGMKTTTFAVLMGNMVATFKRNKNIHFFERRIDNDTVKNAATIAMMYITLFVTGAFIINVTDGISLGKCLFETASAVGTVGLTLGITPQLGILSRIVLIILMFMGRVGGLTLIYAAFSGNGNSYSKFPEEKINIG from the coding sequence ATGTTTGACAACAGGATAAGAAAACATTTGTCATCATTCCGGGTTATAACAATTGGATTTGGTGGATTAATTATATTAGGAGCATTGCTTCTTATGCTGCCGGTTTCATCAGCCAGTGGCTGTGTAACACCGTTTGGTGATGCATTATTTACATCTACATCAGCGGTATGCGTTACCGGATTAGTAGTACTGGATACAGGAAGCTACTGGTCTTTATTTGGACAGCTTGTAATAATTACGCTTATACAGATAGGAGGGCTTGGCGTAATTACTGTTGCTGTTGCATTTTCTTTATTGTCAGGAAAGAAAGTGTCTTTAATGCAGAGAAGCTTTATGCAGGAATCTGTATCAGCACCAGTGGTTGGCGGAGTCGTCAGGCTTACCGGATTTATATTAAAAGGAACATTCATTATAGAATTATCAGGAGCATTGCTTATGATGCCGGTATTCTGCAGAGATTATGGATTGAAAGGAATCTGGTTTGCAATATTTCATTCAATATCAGCATTCTGTAATGCAGGATTTGATGTGCTAGGAACAGCGGATAATCAATTTGCTTCAATGACGACATATGCCTGCAATCCTGTTATTAATATTACATTGATGCTTCTTATTGTGATAGGTGGAATTGGATTTGTTACGTGGGAAGATATTAAGAATAATAAGTATCATTTTAAAAGATATAAGATGCAGAGCAAATTAATAATTGTTACAACAGCCGTTCTTATAACAGTACCTGCAATTATATTTATGATAAATGATATGATGACTGGAAACGAGAAAATGCCTGTATTTAAGGCACTTTTTCAATCAGTGACATTAAGGACTGCGGGATTTAATACGGTTGACCTTAATGCAATGAAACAGGCATCTGTAATGATTATGATAGCTCTTATGCTTATAGGTGGTTCACCAGGTTCAACAGCAGGTGGTATGAAAACAACTACATTTGCAGTTCTTATGGGAAACATGGTTGCAACATTTAAGAGAAATAAGAATATTCATTTTTTTGAAAGAAGAATAGATAACGATACAGTTAAAAATGCAGCTACGATAGCTATGATGTACATTACATTATTTGTTACAGGCGCATTTATTATAAATGTCACAGATGGAATTTCATTAGGGAAATGTCTTTTTGAAACAGCATCAGCAGTAGGTACGGTCGGATTGACATTAGGTATTACTCCACAGCTTGGAATATTATCAAGAATTGTTCTTATTATTCTTATGTTTATGGGCAGAGTTGGTGGTCTTACTTTAATATATGCTGCTTTTTCTGGAAATGGAAACAGCTATTCAAAATTTCCTGAAGAAAAGATTAATATAGGATAG